One window from the genome of Andrena cerasifolii isolate SP2316 chromosome 3, iyAndCera1_principal, whole genome shotgun sequence encodes:
- the LOC143366601 gene encoding otoferlin isoform X6, giving the protein MALVVIVKNFQGLKGKGEKVVKVDFRGVSHYSKCLGESGDHIPVDESFTWNLGRPVDEAEVLQLAVVSRGVLRSEKVIAKYGLVLQTVVREGRIVVTDALVDLNNKPLPAVICFEIRYNTPDGSCSSYVASEIMEDEQQMLIDIEQNIANLERSLGQANTSAATGKRRGSWQSPEKTSKRGFLQRGSSMSTAEKSPERKSRSSTLKSMRSLMKLGKQRPPRTRSCDSGSETKELLDRRDSSCVTSNEPSRTNSMTSLETNGSDHDSQVSASAAELQDAIAKPTKKPKPKTTDTGQAALKAQDYQVCVTIIEARQLAGLNMDPVVCVQVGDQRKYTSVKESTNCPYYNEYFVFDFHMPPVMLFDKIIMLSVQQSRNLLRANLTLGSFKLDIATVWAQPDHQFYHKWALLTDPDDVAGGPKGYLKCDISVIGKGDTVKIPPKSEKDEDDIEGNLLLPDGVPIERQRAKFLVKVYRADGLPKMNSSIMANVKKAFTGEVKDLVDPYVQVSFAGLTGKTSVKRHSYAPVWNEQIVFTEMFPPLCQRIKIQLCDNDPVHATVIGTHFVDLKKISNDGEKGFLPTFGPAFIHFYGSIRDYSLIDQHSTLNAGLGEGISYRARLLIAIRTEISDNVEMTPSEVEVEPAMPINESAYARNEEFFLFATIMDATMIDKKLGDKPMYFEISIGNAGNALDGHNETSKMCEMGSKSGTSGEQEELQEVLCGSWQSTTSACKPMTHDKIYYFLPYWDDKPCLHVRSSWPDYRRRMYNSNIISKIADKLEEGLSETQVHIDDSSSEKLLKSTLEELSSNCNRYVSISKSSLTGPGVGKTKLDKERTKVCQRELESIGAMSRNLKAVVTKSSFKERLKTAQGYLQKLRFLVEDPQDSVPDVFIWVISSGRRVAYQRISGRDLIYSIVDEECGKYCGKVQTMFLKLPGKKRFGPSGWTIQTKLQIYMWLGILKHKKYFIQGLPKGYELSHELRNVDRPRALPPTIIHYVEKHKFQLRAHMYQARSLIGSDASGLSDPFARVICGEFCKCTQVIDETLSPTWDELLLFDEILIHGTGEEIKKDPPSIVIDIFDQDKVSHFVTMDITLHEGSTLTGKSEYIGRAVARPHVKLASESYTPPEFPPSLEWYDVTRGAARAGELLAVFELLEYPSTKDYGFPTLPDPKETVVQTPTVAQDQGPILPVPIGIRPTLSKYRIEVLFWGLRDLKRVHLLTVDKPRVDVECAGHILCSSVIANAKKNPNFNTPIKFMELELPEQELYRPPLTIRAVDCRSFGRYTLVGTHTINSIHKYMYCPQTKRAREAEDRKKNLYQLQQYAGYDTLKTKYPQSSLPESLADLELNCGDTVISLGLEFGWPTKKDKTEQNMRKKHSLVNDGSSGEFGTLEDGDGCQDWWTKYFASIEAMIEENKELRKEKSIFQAQSNGTVHVPTSLDEMYNQHHANVSGEKSPGVTAKKLFGLKSTANAARFASKVSPKQPYRRFSKTALLKIYPNELEAQPEFEQFKEWLHTFELYRGKKTGDEPEDESRIVGSFKGALKVYKWPLPKDLIDHTIMGFDPQYGFFQGVPSNEPIHVLVRVYIVKANDLHPSDLNGKADPYVVLHLGGKRISDKENYVSKQLNPVFGKCFEIEATFPQDSMLTIQVLDWDLVGADDMIGETKIDLENRFYSRHRATCGLAKRYDESGYNKWRDAMKPTQILLKHCKEGKMDGPAYSHGRVTIGRKTFSLSNEEMEYYVHSKGK; this is encoded by the exons ATGGCGCTCGTCGTTATCGTGAAGAATTTTCAAGGACTGAAAGGCAAGGGGGAGAAGGTTGTCAAGGTCGACTTCCGGG GAGTCTCCCACTACTCTAAATGCCTCGGAGAAAGCGGGGATCATATTCCAGTAGATGAG AGCTTCACTTGGAATTTGGGCAGACCAGTGGACGAGGCGGAGGTGTTGCAATTGGCAGTGGTGTCGCGCGGAGTTTTGAGGAGCGAGAAGGTGATCGCGAAATATGGCTTGGTTCTACAGACGGTGGTGCGAGAAGGCCGGATCGTAGTCACCGATGCCTTGGTAGATCTGAACAACAAACCGCTTCCG GCTGTCATTTGCTTCGAAATTCGATACAATACACCCGATGGAAGCTGCAGCTCGTACGTGGCGTCGGAAATAATGGAGGACGAGCAACAGATGCTGATCGACATCGAGCAGAATATCGCGAACCTCGAGAGGAGCCTCGGGCAGGCGAATACTAGCGCTGCCACTGGCAAAAGGAGGGGTTCCTGGCAGAGCCCTGAGAAAACTTCCAAGAGGGGTTTCCTGCAAAGAGGCAGTTCCATGTCTACAGCTGAGAAGTCACCTGAGCGTAAGAG CAGGAGTTCCACGCTGAAAAGTATGAGATCGTTGATGAAGCTGGGCAAGCAAAGGCCACCCAGGACTCGGTCCTGCGATAGTGGCTCGGAGACGAAGGAATTACTCGACAGGAGGGATTCCAGCTGTGTAACTTCTAACGAACCTTCGAGGACCAACTCGATGACTTCTTTAGAAACGAACGGCTCTGATCACGATAGCCAGGTCAGCGCGAGCGCGGCGGAATTACAGGACGCGATCGCCAAGCCAACGAAGAAACCGAAACCAAAG ACCACCGACACGGGACAAGCGGCACTAAAGGCGCAAGATTATCAAGTTTGCGTGACCATTATCGAGGCGAGGCAGTTGGCGGGCTTGAACATGGACCCGGTTGTCTGTGTGCAAGTTGGAGACCAACGGAAGTACACCAGTGTCAAAGAGTCTACGAACTGTCCGTATTACAACGAA TACTTCGTCTTCGATTTTCACATGCCGCCCGTAATGCTGTTCGACAAAATAATCATGCTCTCG GTGCAGCAATCGCGGAATCTCTTACGCGCTAATCTAACGCTGGGCAGCTTTAAGTTAGACATCGCGACTGTATGGGCACAACCAG ATCACCAATTTTACCACAAATGGGCACTGCTGACGGATCCGGACGACGTGGCTGGAGGTCCGAAGGGCTACTTGAAGTGCGACATAAGCGTGATCGGAAAAGGCGACACCGTGAAAATCCCCCCCAAGAGCgagaaggacgaggacgataTCGAGGGGAATCTCTTGCTTCCGGACGGGGTGCCTATCGAGAGACAAAGGGCCAAGTTTCTAGTGAAGGTGTACAGAGCCGACGGTTTGCCGAAGATGAACAGCAGCATCATGGCGAACGTGAAGAAGGCGTTCACGGGCGAGGTGAAGGACCTCGTGGATCCTTACGTTCAAGTGTCCTTCGCTGGATTAACC GGTAAGACGAGCGTTAAGAGGCACAGTTACGCGCCGGTTTGGAACGAACAGATCGTTTTCACGGAAATGTTTCCACCCCTCTGTCAAAGGATTAAAATTCAGCTATGCGACAACGACCCGGTTCACGCCACCGTGATCGGCACTCACTTTGTCGATTTAAAAAAGATCAGCAACGACGGCGAGAAGGGCTTTCTACCCACCTTCGGCCCCGCGTTCATTCACTTCTACGGTAGCATAAGGGATTACAGCCTCATCGACCAGCACTCCACGCTGAACGCTGGGCTGGGAGAAGGAATCTCTTACAGAGCAAG GCTATTAATAGCGATCAGGACGGAAATAAGCGATAACGTCGAGATGACTCCGTCGGAGGTGGAAGTCGAGCCGGCCATGCCAATCAACGAGTCCGCTTACGCCAGGAACGAAGAGTTCTTTCTATTTGCCACGATCATGGACGCCACGATGATCGACAAGAAGCTCGGGGACAAGCCGATGTATTTCGAAATATCGATAGGAAACGCGGGCAACGCTTTGGACGGTCACAACGAAACCTCTAAA ATGTGCGAGATGGGCTCGAAAAGCGGTACGAGTGGCGAACAAGAGGAATTGCAGGAGGTACTGTGTGGTTCCTGGCAGAGCACCACTTCAGCCTGCAAACCGATGACGCACGAcaagatttattattttctaccTTATTGGGACGACAAGCCTTGCCTGCACGTTCGAAGCAGTTGGCCGGATTACAGGCGCAGAATGTACAATAGCAATATAATTAGCAAAATCGCGGATAAACTG GAAGAAGGCTTGTCAGAGACGCAAGTGCACATTGACGACTCCTCGAGCGAAAAGCTTTTAAAGTCGACGCTGGAGGAATTGAGCAGCAACTGCAATCGGTACGTGAGTATCAGCAAGTCGAGCCTGACCGGGCCGGGGGTTGGGAAAACAAAGCTCGACAAAGAGAGAACAAAGGTGTGTCAAAGGGAATTGGAAAGTATAGGCGCCATGTCGAGAAACCTGAAAGCAGTGGTTACCAAAAGTAGCTTCAAGGAGCGATTGAAGACGGCTCAGGGTTACCTGCAGAAGCTGAGGTTTCTCGTCGAGGAC CCTCAAGACTCTGTACCGGACGTATTTATTTGGGTAATTAGTTCTGGACGACGAGTGGCTTACCAAAGAATATCTGGAAGGGACTTGATTTATTCGATAGTCGACGAGGAGTGTGGCAAATACTGTGGCAAAGTACAAACAATGTTTCTAAAA CTTCCAGGAAAGAAAAGGTTCGGACCTTCCGGCTGGACAATACAGACGAAATTACAAATTTACATGTGGCTGGGGATCTTGAAGCACAAGAAGTACTTCATCCAAGGCTTACCAAAGGGATACGAACTTAGTCACGAACTGAGAAACGTTGACAGGCCACGCGCTCTGCCACCGACTATTATACATTACGTTGAAAAACAT AAATTCCAGCTGAGAGCTCATATGTATCAAGCCCGATCATTGATCGGCAGTGACGCGTCAGGCCTTTCGGATCCATTCGCAAGAGTGATTTGCGGGGAGTTTTGCAAGTGCACGCAAGTAATCGACGAAACCCTCAGTCCCACATGGGACGAACTTCTTCTTTTCGACGAGATCTTGATCCACGGGACCGGCGAAGAAATCAAGAAGGATCCACCGTCGATCGTCATCGACATCTTCGACCAAGACAAAGTG AGTCATTTTGTAACTATGGACATAACACTGCATGAGGGGTCCACATTAACA GGCAAATCGGAGTATATAGGAAGAGCAGTTGCGCGACCGCACGTGAAGCTTGCCTCGGAATCGTACACACCACCAGAATTCCCTCCGTCCTTGGAATGGTACGACGTAACCAGAGGGGCCGCAAGGGCGGGTGAACTTCTTGCAGTTTTTGAATTACTCGAATATCCTTCGACGAAAGATTACGGCTTCCCAACGCTACCAGACCCGAAAGAAACAGTGGTCCAAACGCCTACCGTTGCTCAGGACCAGGGGCCAATTCTTCCGGTACCAATTGGCATTCGACCAACTTTGTCTAAATATCG AATCGAAGTTTTGTTCTGGGGCCTGAGAGACCTGAAAAGAGTGCATCTGTTGACTGTGGACAAACCTCGCGTGGACGTCGAATGCGCTGGTCATATTCTGTGCTCCTCGGTTATAGCGAACGCAAAGAAGAATCCAAATTTCAACACGCCGATCAAATTCATGGAGCTGGAGCTACCGGAGCAGGAGCTTTATCGACCACCTTTGACGATCAGGGCAGTGGATTGCAGAAGCTTCGGCCGATACACTCTCGTTGGCACGCACACGATAAATTCGATACACAAGTACATGTACTGTCCGCAAACCAAGAGAGCGAGGGAGGCCGAGGATAGAAAGAAGAATCTGTATCAGTTGCAACAGTATGcgg GTTACGATACATTGAAGACGAAATATCCGCAGTCATCTCTACCAGAGTCCTTGGCCGATCTCGAGTTGAATTGCGGGGACACGGTCATCAGCTTAGGCTTAGAGTTCGGCTGGCCGACCAAGAAAGACAAAACTGAACAAAACATGCGAAAGAAACATAGCTTGGTGAACGATGGAAGCTCAG GGGAATTCGGGACCCTCGAGGATGGAGATGGCTGCCAGGATTGGTGGACCAAATACTTCGCCTCCATCGAAGCGATGATAGAGGAGAACAAGGAACTGCGTAAGGAGAAATCAATTTTCCAAGCACAGTCAAACGGCACCGTTCACGTCCCGACGTCTTTGGATGAAATGTACAATCAACACCATGCGAACGTCTCCGGCGAGAAGAGTCCCGGCGTTACCGCGAAGAAACTGTTCGGCCTAAAGTCTACCGCGAACGCGGCCAGGTTCGCCTCCAAGGTCAGCCCGAAGCAGCCCtatcgaaggttctctaaaacgGCGCTGTTGAAAATTTACCCGAACGAGTTGGAGGCTCAGCCAGAATTCGAGCAGTTTAAAGAATGGCTGCACACGTTCGAACTGTACCGGGGCAAGAAGACAGGCGACGAGCCCGAGGACGAGTCTAGAATAGTCGGAAGCTTCAAAGGCGCTCTGAAGGTTTACAAATGGCCCCTGCCTAAAGACCTGATTGATCACACGATCATGGGTTTCGATCCGCAATACGGTTTCTTCCAAGGTGTACCCTCGAACGAACCGATTCACGTGCTAGTACGAGTTTACATCGTGAAAGCAAACGATCTCCATCCCAGCGATCTGAACGGCAAGGCAGACCCTTACGTTGTCCTTCATCTAGGCGGCAAAAGGATCAGCGACAAGGAGAACTACGTGTCGAAGCAGCTGAATCCTGTCTTCGGCAA GTGTTTCGAAATAGAGGCGACCTTCCCACAGGACTCGATGCTGACCATTCAGGTGTTGGACTGGGACTTGGTCGGCGCGGACGACATGATCGGCGAGACGAAGATCGATCTGGAAAACCGATTCTACAGCAGACATCGGGCGACTTGCGGCCTGGCTAAAAGATACGACGA ATCCGGCTATAACAAATGGCGAGACGCGATGAAGCCGACTCAAATTCTGCTGAAACATTGCAAAGAGGGGAAGATGGATGGCCCGGCGTATTCTCACGGACGCGTGACAATCGGCAGGAAGACCTTCTCCCTGTCGAACGAAGAAATGGAGTATTACGTTCACTCGAAAGGCAAGT AA